CTCCGATTAGTCGTTGTGGTGGATCGCATAAAATGCGTCGTACTCTGCCAGCTGCCTTTCCAGCAGTGCCGGGGTGTCCAGCCCATAGGGACAGCGGGATTTGCAAATGTCGCAGTGCACGCACTCCTCAATCTTGTGCATCTTGGCATACCATGTATCACTCATGTAGGGCCGGTAGGGAGACCGCCCCAGCAGCTGGCTCATCCGTGCGGCCTGGGGAATATCAATTCCTGCTGTGCAGGGCAGGCAGTAGCCACAGGAGCGGCAGAAATTCCCCGCCAGCTCCCTCCGGTCCTTATCAATGATCTCCTGCAGCTCCGGAGTCATGCGGGGATTCCGCTTCGCCAGATCCACCCACTGCTCCAGTTCCCAGGCGTACTGGATGCCCCAGATCGGCACCACGTGGTCAAATTCCTGCATGAAGGCGTAGCAAGCCGCGGCATTGTTCAAAAGCCCCCCAGAGAGTCCCTTCATGGCGATAAAGCCCATATCGTGTTCCCTGCACAGGCGCACCAGCTCCAAATCCTGATCCGAGGCCAGATAACAAAAAGGGAACTGTAGCGTCTCAAATTTTCCGGATGCAATCGCCTCCCGCGCCACAGCCAGCCGATGGTTCGTGATGCCGATATGCCGGATATAGCCCTTTTCCCTCATCTCCAGCGCCGCGGCAAAGGCGCCATTCGGGTCGTCAATGTCCGGCAGAACCGCTGGATTGTGAAACTGGAAGAGGTCAATGTAATCCGTCCGCAGTCGCCGTAGGCTCAGTTCCATGTGTTCCAGAGCCGTCT
This genomic window from Pusillibacter faecalis contains:
- a CDS encoding aldo/keto reductase, with the protein product MEKVRLGRTELYVTKTSFGALPIQRISKTDAVRLVRQAYEAGINYFDTANMYTDSEEKLGAALHDVRQHVVISTKSGATDKKTALEHMELSLRRLRTDYIDLFQFHNPAVLPDIDDPNGAFAAALEMREKGYIRHIGITNHRLAVAREAIASGKFETLQFPFCYLASDQDLELVRLCREHDMGFIAMKGLSGGLLNNAAACYAFMQEFDHVVPIWGIQYAWELEQWVDLAKRNPRMTPELQEIIDKDRRELAGNFCRSCGYCLPCTAGIDIPQAARMSQLLGRSPYRPYMSDTWYAKMHKIEECVHCDICKSRCPYGLDTPALLERQLAEYDAFYAIHHND